Proteins co-encoded in one Lynx canadensis isolate LIC74 chromosome C1, mLynCan4.pri.v2, whole genome shotgun sequence genomic window:
- the RND3 gene encoding rho-related GTP-binding protein RhoE, with amino-acid sequence MKERRASQKLSSKSIMDPNQNVKCKIVVVGDSQCGKTALLHVFAKDCFPENYVPTVFENYTASFEIDTQRIELSLWDTSGSPYYDNVRPLSYPDSDAVLICFDISRPETLDSVLKKWKGEIQEFCPNTKMLLVGCKSDLRTDVSTLVELSNHRQTPVSYDQGANMAKQIGAATYIECSALQSENSVRDIFHVATLACVNKTNKNVKRNKSQRATKRISHMPSRPELSAVATDLRKDKAKSCTVM; translated from the exons ATGAAGGAGAGAAGAGCCAGCCAGAAATTATCTAGTAAATCTATCATGGATCCTAATCAGAACGTGAAATGCAAGATAGTAGTGGTGGGAGACAGTCAGTGTGGGAAAACTGCGCTGCTGCATGTCTTCGCCAAAGACTGCTTTCCTGAG AATTACGTCCCTACAGTGTTTGAGAATTACACGGCCAGTTTTGAAATCGACACACAAAGAATAGAATTGAGCCTGTGGGACACTTCGG gTTCTCCTTACTATGACAATGTTCGGCCTCTCTCTTACCCAGATTCAGATGCCGTGCTGATTTGCTTTGACATCAGTAGACCAGAGACTCTGGACAGTGTGCTAAAAAAG TGGAAAGGTGAAATCCAGGAGTTTTGCCCCAACACCAAAATGCTGCTGGTTGGCTGCAAATCTGACCTTCGGACAGATGTTAGTACATTAGTAGAGCTCTCAAATCACAGACAGACACCAGTGTCATATGATCAG GGGGCAAATATGGCCAAACAGATTGGAGCAGCCACTTACATTGAATGCTCAGCTTTACAGTCTGAAAATAGTGTCAGAGACATTTTTCACGTTGCCACCTTGGCATGTGTaaacaagacaaataaaaacGTTAAGCGGAACAAATCACAGAGGGCCACAAAGCGGATCTCACACATGCCCAGCAGACCAGAACTCTCTGCAGTTGCTACGGACTTACGAAAAGACAAAGCGAAGAGTTGCACTGTGATGTGA